The Novosphingobium resinovorum nucleotide sequence CGTGACGAGGCGATCGGCCTTGCCGACATCGGCCTGCCGACTTTCGAGGACGAGGCGCTGCTGGACGGCGCAACCTCGCCGCAGGCGGTCGCTGCGCACTGGCGGCGGCTCGGTTGCGGCGAGGTCGTCGTCAAGCTGGGCGCGCAAGGCTGCCTCCTGCCCGACGCAACGGTTTGCCCGGTGCCGAACGCCCTGAGCCCGGTCGATACCAGCGGCGCCGGAGACGCCTTCAACGGCGGCTACCTCGATGCCCGCATGCGGGGCGTTCCGGTTGCGGAGGCGGCACTCGCCGGGCACCGGATGGCAGGCTGGAACGTCATGCGACGCGGCGCGATCCCCCCGCGGGACCCGGCAGCGCCCTATATCGCACCGGAAAATTGGTAAGACATGTTGCGGGCGCCCGCAGCTTGTGACATTCACCGGGGATGGCGGAACGCTTGAAACTGTATCAGCGCGTGGCGCAAGAGATCGAACAGCGCATCGGAAGCGGGCAATATGCGGCCGGCAGCCGGCTGCCTGCGGAGCGTGACTTTGCCGAGCAATTCCAGGTCAGCCGTCCCACGATCCGTGAAGCGATGATCGCGCTTGAGATTCGGCAACTGGTGGAAGTGCGCCATGGCTCGGGCGTCTACGTGGCCGAGGAAATCCCTGCCGACCGCACTCCGGCCGAACTCGACGTCGGCGCGTTCGAACTGATCGAGGCGCGCATCATGTTCGAGGGTGAGGCCGCCGCGCTCGCCGCGACCGTCATGTCCGACGAGGAAGTGGCGCGTGTCGGCGAAATCCTCGAACGGATGGAGGCACTCGATCCCGCGACGGCGGAAGAGCTTGTGCTTGACCGGCAGTTCCACATGGCGATCGCCGAAGGCACGCAAAGCTCGCTGGTGGCCCAGACCGTCGAACACCTGTGGGACCTGCGCGAACAGTCGCCGCTGTGTCGCCACATGTTCGAGCAGGCGCGGCAGGTCGGCATCAACCCGCGCCCCGACGAGCACCGCCGGGTCTACGACGCGCTCGTCCAGCGCGATCCCGAGCAGACGCGCTCCGCCATGCGCGCCCATCTGATGCGCGTTTCGGAGGACCTGCTGGCCGTCACCGAACTCCAGTTGATCGAGAAAGCCAAGCAGGAGATCGGCGAAAAACGCCGCCGCATCCGCGCGTAGCCGGCCGGCGGCGGCCTGGTGCCGAAGCGGGCATCGAAGGGCATTTGACGCGCCTGCCGGTGCTCGCTACCGCAAGCCGCGATGATTGCCCTTCTGTCCCCCGCCAAGACGCTCGATTTCGAGCGTGTGCTCCCGCCGCTCGCCGTTTCGACCCCGCACTTCGTGGAGGAGGCGACCAGCCTTGCGCGCTCGGCCGCGAACCTCACGCAGAAGCGCCTTTCCGAGCTGATGCATATCTCGCCGCGTCTGGCGAAGCTGAACGCCGACCGTTTTCGCGACTTCCCCGAACTGCCCGAGCGGCAGGCGCTGTTCGCCTTCGCCGGAGACGTCTACACCGGGTTCGAGGCGCATACGCTGGACGAGCCGGGCGTGACTTTCGCGCAGGATCACTTGCGCATGCTCTCGGGCCTCTACGGGCTGCTGCGCCCGCTCGACACGATCAAGCCTTACCGCCTCGAAATGGGCACTCGCTGGGCGCCGCGCCACAAGTCCCTGACCGACTGGTGGGGCGACCGCATCGCCGCGCTGCTGCGCGAACAGGTGGCGGAGGAAGGATCGGGGGTCGTGCTCAACCTCGCCAGCCAGGAATACTTCGCCGCCGTCTCCGGGCGCCTTTCCGGCATCCGGGTGATCGAGGTCGAGTTCCGCGAGCCCGGCCCCAACGGCCCGCGCTTCATCAGCTTCAACGCCAAGCGTGCGCGCGGCATGATGGCGCGCTGGATGTGCGAGCACCACATCACCGACGTCGATGCGATGCGCGGCTTCGACACCGACGGCTACCGCTTCGATGCCGAGGAGAGCGACGCCGACCGCTGGCGCTTCACGCGCGCCTGACGGGCGCGCCGCTGCCTTCGGCAGTTCATGGAAAATGCCCATCCGGGCATTTCCTTGCGGCACCGGCCCACTCCCCCACCCGACCACCCAACGGTAGTATCCTGAGGGTGGTCGGGTGGGGGAGTGGGCCGGTGCCGCGAAATTCGCCTGCAGCGAATTTCCAGACAGACTCTCAGGCTACCTGCGCGAGATCGTCCCCCGCATTCGCGAAGTAGCTGAGGACTTCGCCCGCCTCAATCGGCTTGCTGTAGTAGTAGCCCTGAAGGTGGGTGCACCCGGCCGACTTCGTCGCGCCGATCAGGTGCGCCTCGCTGATCCCTTCGGCTACGACTTCGGCGCCGACGTGGCGGGCCATGGTGACCGCCGCTTCCAGCACCGCCACCGAGGCCGGGTCCTGCCCTAGGTCCATGACGAGGCTGCGGTCCAGCTTCATGCGGTCGAACTTGAAGCTCTTGACCATCGACAGCGACGAGTAGCCGGTGCCGAAATCGTCGAGTGCGATCCGGAAGCCCAGCGTGCGCAGCAGGTTGAGCGTCAGCAGTGCCCGCGTGTTCCGCTCGATCGACAGCGATTCGGTCACTTCCAGGAACAGGCGCCGCGGAACGATGCCGTTGCGGCGGCAGGCGTCGAGCAGGAAGCCGCTGAACCCTTCGTGCTGCAGCTGCAGCGGCGACAGGTTGATGCTGAGGAACATTTCGGGCCATTGCGCGAAATCGGCCAGCGCGCGTTCGATGATCCATTCGCCGAGCCGCACCATCAGCCCGCTGCGCTCGGCCGCCGGGATGAAGCTGGAGGGCGGCACGTCGCCGAGTTCGGGATGGCGCCAGCGGACCAGTGCCTCGACCTCGCGCGCGTCGTCGACGACCGAGTGGATCGGCTGATAGACCATGCGCAGTTGCTGGCGTTCGAAGGCATATTCGAGGTCCTTTTCCAGCGCGCGGTCGATCGAACGTTCCTGCGCCATGGCGAGGTCGAAGGCGGTGGCGCAGTTGCGGCCGCTCTTCTTCGAGGCATAGAGCGCCATGTCGGCGTTGCGCAGGATATCGTCCACGTCCTGTGCTTCGTCGCCTGCGGTGACATCGACGACGCCCATCGAGCAGGTCACCGCCACCGCATAGCCGCCAAGGCTGAACGGCGCGCGGACCGCATCGACGATGTCCGAGGCGAGGGCGAAACCCTGCCGTTCTTCAGTCAGCGGCATGGAGACGGCGAACTCGTCGCCGCCGATGCGGGCCACGACGCTCTCGTGGCCGAGGTGCTCCTTCACCCGCTCGCCGATCAGGCGCACGAGTTCGTCACCGGCGGCATGGCCGTAGTCGTCGTTGACGTGCTTGAAGCGATCTATGTCGATGACCATGCAGGCGAAGCGCCGCTCGTCGCCGGTCGCCAGCAGCTTGCCGAAGGTTTCGAGGAAAGCGCGGCGGTTGGGCATCCCGGTGGCGGGGTCGCTGAAGGCGAGGTTCTTCACCGCGCGGGCGTTCTGGCGGAAGGTTTCCAGCGGCCGCGACAGCGCCTGCAGTTCCTTGAGGCGGAACGTGCCGATCTCGATGTCGAGGTCGCCGTCGGCAAGGCGCTGGACGTTGCCGTGCATCCGGCGGATCGCGGGCAGGATGTTGCGCGAGATATCGAACAGCGCGAGCAGCACGACGAGGATCGTCACCAGCCCGGTTGCCAGCACCAGCAGCTGCCAGCGCCCGACCGAGGCGACGAGCTGCTGCTGCGCGCTGCGGCGCTGGGCATGGGCTCGATCGACGATGCCGTCGGCGAATTCGCCCATCGCGACATTGCGGGCCTCGATCCGGCGGGCAAGCGAGCGCGTGGCGCCGTGCTTCTGGACTTCGAGGATTTCGGCGACGTGTCGGTCGAGGTCGGCGAAAGGATTGCCCGCTTGCGGCGCGTCGTAGAACACCATGCCGCTGTTGCGCAGGCGGCCGAGCTGGTCGCCGATGCCGATGGCCTGGTCGGTCAGTTCGTCGCTGCTGCCCCCGGTCTCGCTGGCCATCAGGCCCCGATTCGTGGCCATGCGCAGCTTGGCGACCGCGTCGGCGAACTGGTCTGCGTTCTCGGCGATGGCGGAGGTTTGGATCAGCGCATCGCTCTGTTCGCGCAGGGCGTAGGCTTCTCGCTGGGTCACGACCTGCAGCAGGACCGTAAACACCACGATCAGCGTGAGCGCGCCCACCAGCCGCGTCTCGAGAGACGCGAACATGCGCCCGAACTTCGAATTAACGTTGAACATCTCGCACCCGAATTGTGCCGGGAATTCCCCATTCCCGTGCCATTGAGCGAGAGGTTAACGCGAATTTCCTAAGAAAATCTAATAAGGACAGTTACTTGACTGTCATTAACAGTCATTGAAATGTCATAATGAGAAAAAAGACCCGGTTCCGCACACTTGCGCGGAACCGGGGTCAGGATGGGTCCGGTTAATTCTTTGAGACAGGCGCCTTGCGATAGTCGAGCGAGGGTGCCTTGTCGCCGAGCAGCGAGCGGTAGACGAAGTCCGGCCCGCGCCTTTCGTCCAGTTCCTTCTTCGCGGCGGCCAGCGTGTCCGGGCTCTGGAACAGCTGCACGGCGGTGAGGGCGAGGGTCTTGGCGGCCACTTCCGCGCCCTTGGTGCCGACGCTGTTGCCGCTGGCGGCGACCGCCTGCCAGCTGTGCGGCGGCGTGCCGGGCGCCCAGGTGCCCGCCGACATGCCCGCCGTGGGCGTGGTGTAGCTGACGTCGCCGACGTCGGTGGAGGCGGACATGATCTCGCCGCTGGAATAGGGTGCGACGCCGCCAGCCTGCTTGCGGCCGCCCTTGGGCAGGGTGGCCGCGATCTTGTCGATGAACGCCTGTTCCTGCGCGGTATAGGTGGGCAGCGGAACCTGCTTGAGGTTGTCGTACATCACGTGGCCCAGCGTGTCGTTGGGCAGCAGGTCAAAGGTGCCGCCGATCTGGTCGTACTCGACCGTGGTGCCGGTGCCGAGTGCGGCGCCTTCGGCGGCCTTCTTCACGCGCTCCATGATGTCGGCGACCTGCTGTTGGTCGGGGTGACGCACGTAGTAGTAGACCTCGGCGGTGTCGGGCACGACGTTGGGGGCCTTGCCGCCATCGGTGATGACGTAGTGGATGCGCGTTTCCTGCGGCACGTGCTCGCGCATCATGTTGACCATGTTGTCCATCGCCTCGACGCCGTCGAGCGCGGAGCGCCCGCGCTCGGGCGCGGCGGCGGCGTGCGAGGCGAGGCCGTGGAAACGGAACTTGGCGCTGACGTTCGCGAGCGCATGACCCTGCATGGCGCTATAGCCGTCGCCCGCGTGCCAGTGCAGCATGGCGGAAACGTCCTTGGTCAGACCGGAGCGGACGAGGAAGACCTTGCCCGAGCCGCCCTCTTCCGCAGGCGCGCCGTAGACGCGCAGCTCACCCTTGATGCCGTGCGCGACCATCCAGTTCTTGGTGGCGATCGCCGCCGCGACCGAGGCGGCGCCGAACAGGTTGTGGCCGCAGGCATGACCGGCGATGCCGTCGATGACGTGGCGCTCAGGCTCGGCCGCCTGGGCGAGGCCGGGAAGGGCGTCGTACTCGGCGAGGATGCCGATGACGGGGCCGTCTCCGTTCTTGAAGCTGGCGATGAAGGCGGTGGGCATGCCCGCGACACCGGCGGTCACCTTGAAGCCTGCCGCCTTGAGGTCCTTCTGGAGAAGCCCCGAGCTTTTGGTCTCCTGGAAGCCGACTTCGGCCCAGGACCAGATCTGCAATGCATTGCGCGCCATCGCGGGCGCGCCGCGATCGACTTCGGCGAGGATCGCGGTGCGGTCGGCATCGGCCAGTGGCTCGGCCAGCGCCGGAGTAGAAGCGAGCGCGGAAAGGGAGAGCAGGGCGGTACGAAGACGGGATTTCATCGGGCTACATCCTCATCGAAAGGTCGTATCGAAAGGGGGGGCTGCGCGGATCATGGCGATCCGCGCAGGCGGGCAGGGGATCAGCGCTTGCCGAACGACATGCGCAGCTGGGCACCGAACACGCGCGGCTCGTTGTAGACGAGCGTGGTCGAAGTCACCGACGGGGTGACGACGCCGCCGGCAGCAGCATACGTCACATCGAACAGGTTACGCACGAAGAAGCCGAGGTCGATGCCGCGATCCTCGATGTTGTTGAAGTCCAGCTTGAGGTTGACGGTGTCGTAGGCCTTCTGGATGCCGTTGGTGTCCAGCGGACGCTCGACGTACCAGACCTTGGCGCTGTGGAACCAGTTGGCATTGAACACCATCTCGGCGAAGTTGCCCAGGTACGTCGCGTAGCGCGCACCGCCGCCGATGGTCCACTTGGGCGTGTAGGAGAACTTGTTGTTCACCGGGTTGTTGCCCAGCAGCGGGATGAAGGCTGCGGGTGCATCGTACTCGTCGTACTTGGCATCGGTATAGGCGCCGAAGCCCGACAGGGTGAAGCCGCCGACCGGGGTGACCGAGAAGTCGAACTCGGTGCCCTTGATCGTCGCCTTGGCGGCGTTGATGATCAGGCTGCTCGGATCGTTGGCCGAGTTGCCGTCGCCGTCGAAGTCCGCGCCGGGGAAGATCGAGCGCTGGATGTTGTTGTACTTGCTGGTGTAGGCCGCGATGTTGAAGCGGCCCTTCACGCCGCCGATTTCCCAGCTGCTCTTGATACCGGCCTCGTAGTCGGTGACCTTCTCGGGCTGGAACGTCTCGAAGCCGTCGAAGTACGAAGACATGCCGCTCTGGTTGTAGCCCGCCGAGCGGTAGCCGCGCCGGTTGGTGATGTAGAGGAACAGGTCGTCGTTGACCTTGTAGTCGAAACCGACGGTCCAGGTCGGGGCCTTGGAGCTTTCCGAACCGGTCTTGCCGCCCTGCGTGGCGCAGGCGTCAGGCCCGATGCGGTCGGCCGTGTCGAGCGCCGCAACCGAGCAGCCGCTCGACTTGTCCCAGGTGTAACGGAAGCCGCCGTTGAAGCGCAGCCCTTCCGCGAAGCCGCCGAAGGCATAGCCGACCTGCCCGAACAGCGCCTTGCTGGTCGAGGAATTGTAGTTCTCGTTGTAGGTGAAGGTCTTGCCCGGGATCACCGCCGAGTAGGTGACGCTGCCGTTCACGCCGGTCGGGTCGCTCTTGAGGTAGAAGGCGCCGACGATCCAGTCGAGGCGGTCGTTCAGCAGCGAGCCGAGGATCTGGAA carries:
- the yaaA gene encoding peroxide stress protein YaaA — its product is MIALLSPAKTLDFERVLPPLAVSTPHFVEEATSLARSAANLTQKRLSELMHISPRLAKLNADRFRDFPELPERQALFAFAGDVYTGFEAHTLDEPGVTFAQDHLRMLSGLYGLLRPLDTIKPYRLEMGTRWAPRHKSLTDWWGDRIAALLREQVAEEGSGVVLNLASQEYFAAVSGRLSGIRVIEVEFREPGPNGPRFISFNAKRARGMMARWMCEHHITDVDAMRGFDTDGYRFDAEESDADRWRFTRA
- a CDS encoding putative bifunctional diguanylate cyclase/phosphodiesterase, translating into MFASLETRLVGALTLIVVFTVLLQVVTQREAYALREQSDALIQTSAIAENADQFADAVAKLRMATNRGLMASETGGSSDELTDQAIGIGDQLGRLRNSGMVFYDAPQAGNPFADLDRHVAEILEVQKHGATRSLARRIEARNVAMGEFADGIVDRAHAQRRSAQQQLVASVGRWQLLVLATGLVTILVVLLALFDISRNILPAIRRMHGNVQRLADGDLDIEIGTFRLKELQALSRPLETFRQNARAVKNLAFSDPATGMPNRRAFLETFGKLLATGDERRFACMVIDIDRFKHVNDDYGHAAGDELVRLIGERVKEHLGHESVVARIGGDEFAVSMPLTEERQGFALASDIVDAVRAPFSLGGYAVAVTCSMGVVDVTAGDEAQDVDDILRNADMALYASKKSGRNCATAFDLAMAQERSIDRALEKDLEYAFERQQLRMVYQPIHSVVDDAREVEALVRWRHPELGDVPPSSFIPAAERSGLMVRLGEWIIERALADFAQWPEMFLSINLSPLQLQHEGFSGFLLDACRRNGIVPRRLFLEVTESLSIERNTRALLTLNLLRTLGFRIALDDFGTGYSSLSMVKSFKFDRMKLDRSLVMDLGQDPASVAVLEAAVTMARHVGAEVVAEGISEAHLIGATKSAGCTHLQGYYYSKPIEAGEVLSYFANAGDDLAQVA
- a CDS encoding amidohydrolase, which encodes MKSRLRTALLSLSALASTPALAEPLADADRTAILAEVDRGAPAMARNALQIWSWAEVGFQETKSSGLLQKDLKAAGFKVTAGVAGMPTAFIASFKNGDGPVIGILAEYDALPGLAQAAEPERHVIDGIAGHACGHNLFGAASVAAAIATKNWMVAHGIKGELRVYGAPAEEGGSGKVFLVRSGLTKDVSAMLHWHAGDGYSAMQGHALANVSAKFRFHGLASHAAAAPERGRSALDGVEAMDNMVNMMREHVPQETRIHYVITDGGKAPNVVPDTAEVYYYVRHPDQQQVADIMERVKKAAEGAALGTGTTVEYDQIGGTFDLLPNDTLGHVMYDNLKQVPLPTYTAQEQAFIDKIAATLPKGGRKQAGGVAPYSSGEIMSASTDVGDVSYTTPTAGMSAGTWAPGTPPHSWQAVAASGNSVGTKGAEVAAKTLALTAVQLFQSPDTLAAAKKELDERRGPDFVYRSLLGDKAPSLDYRKAPVSKN
- a CDS encoding TonB-dependent receptor; this translates as MTCRSLSALLLASTVLAIAAPAQAQSDTAAQSLDQPGGDIVVTARRREESAQTVPVSVTAFNSEMLREKAVVSTQDLTYTTPGLNVAPQTSRDTPSIVIRGQRRATAGAAAPSVVTYFADVPLPNEGSIVPTFDIGSIQVLKGPQGTLFGRNTTGGALLLYPVAPDYDFAGYGQVTLGSYNETTFEGAVNVPIVADRVALRVAGQIARRDGYTKNHGNGGDLDDRHNDAFRASLLIEPVDGLKNTTVFDWYRARENGTGTVLNGVYPNPAVSGGGTARTAANRPYFDCGVAGCDIDIALAEQQAAGVRDVSTSIDPYSNRTFWGVANTSELEVGKVTFKNIFGYRRSKVAAARDMDGTYLALYDGVSNTDVEQVSNEFQILGSLLNDRLDWIVGAFYLKSDPTGVNGSVTYSAVIPGKTFTYNENYNSSTSKALFGQVGYAFGGFAEGLRFNGGFRYTWDKSSGCSVAALDTADRIGPDACATQGGKTGSESSKAPTWTVGFDYKVNDDLFLYITNRRGYRSAGYNQSGMSSYFDGFETFQPEKVTDYEAGIKSSWEIGGVKGRFNIAAYTSKYNNIQRSIFPGADFDGDGNSANDPSSLIINAAKATIKGTEFDFSVTPVGGFTLSGFGAYTDAKYDEYDAPAAFIPLLGNNPVNNKFSYTPKWTIGGGARYATYLGNFAEMVFNANWFHSAKVWYVERPLDTNGIQKAYDTVNLKLDFNNIEDRGIDLGFFVRNLFDVTYAAAGGVVTPSVTSTTLVYNEPRVFGAQLRMSFGKR
- a CDS encoding FadR/GntR family transcriptional regulator, encoding MAERLKLYQRVAQEIEQRIGSGQYAAGSRLPAERDFAEQFQVSRPTIREAMIALEIRQLVEVRHGSGVYVAEEIPADRTPAELDVGAFELIEARIMFEGEAAALAATVMSDEEVARVGEILERMEALDPATAEELVLDRQFHMAIAEGTQSSLVAQTVEHLWDLREQSPLCRHMFEQARQVGINPRPDEHRRVYDALVQRDPEQTRSAMRAHLMRVSEDLLAVTELQLIEKAKQEIGEKRRRIRA